The Klebsiella sp. RHBSTW-00484 genome includes a window with the following:
- a CDS encoding response regulator has protein sequence MHHDLVDVLIIEDENELARLHAELIQKHPRMRLVGIAASLTQARQMLNTRPPQLVLLDNYLPDGKGVTLMTDPILANAHCSVIFITAASDMETCSLAIRNGAFDYILKPVSWKRLSQSLERFVQFYDQQREWKIVDQQNVDSLYQLQAKNYRTDSGSKGIEEKTLALVQNLFTGREDRCFSVDEVVSEAGLSKTTARRYLEHCVEIGFLEVEMLYGKIGHPRRMYRRAASAS, from the coding sequence ATGCATCATGACCTGGTCGATGTCCTGATCATCGAGGATGAAAACGAACTGGCGCGCCTGCACGCCGAGCTTATCCAGAAACACCCGCGCATGCGGCTGGTGGGTATAGCAGCCTCACTCACTCAAGCGCGGCAAATGCTCAATACCAGGCCACCGCAGTTGGTGCTGCTCGATAACTACCTGCCGGATGGTAAAGGGGTCACGCTGATGACCGATCCCATTCTGGCTAATGCCCACTGCTCGGTGATTTTTATCACTGCCGCCAGCGATATGGAAACCTGTAGCCTGGCTATCCGCAACGGTGCTTTCGATTACATTCTCAAGCCGGTGTCATGGAAGCGCCTGAGCCAGTCGCTAGAGCGGTTTGTGCAGTTTTACGATCAACAGCGCGAATGGAAGATTGTTGACCAGCAGAACGTCGATTCGCTGTATCAACTACAGGCAAAAAACTACCGTACCGACAGCGGCAGTAAAGGCATCGAGGAGAAAACGCTGGCGCTGGTGCAAAACCTGTTTACCGGCAGAGAGGATCGCTGCTTTTCGGTGGATGAGGTGGTTAGCGAGGCAGGATTAAGCAAAACCACTGCCCGGCGCTATCTGGAGCACTGCGTGGAAATTGGCTTTCTGGAAGTGGAGATGCTGTACGGGAAGATTGGCCACCCGCGCCGTATGTATCGTCGCGCCGCAAGCGCATCCTGA
- a CDS encoding 2-hydroxycarboxylate transporter family protein — translation MSTTDNAFSATIDPINTPKAPLKQRWWHILDNWKVGIIPLPLFLLAGGLIALDCLGGKLPSDIVVMVATLAFFGFACGEFGKRLPVLGKLGAAAICATFIPSALVHYGLLPDVVVESTTKFYKSTNILYLYICCIIVGSIMSMNRTTLIQGFLRIFFPMLCGEIVGMLVGVGVGTALGLEPFQVFFFIVLPIMAGGVGEGAIPLSIGYAALMHMDQGVALGRVLPMVMLGSLTAIVISGCLNQLGKRFPHLTGEGQLMPNRRNETHREESAEGKMDVTTLASGALLAVLLYMLGMLGQKMIGLPAPVGMLFLAVLLKLANGVSPRLQEGSQMVYKFFRTAVTYPILFAVGVAITPWQELVNAFTVSNLLVIISTVSALVATGFVVGKKIGMHPIDVAIVSCCQSGQGGTGDVAILTSGNRMNLMPFAQIATRIGGAINVSLGLLFLSHFLA, via the coding sequence ATGAGCACCACAGACAATGCATTCTCTGCAACCATCGACCCTATTAATACGCCGAAAGCACCGCTCAAGCAGCGCTGGTGGCATATCCTCGATAACTGGAAAGTCGGTATTATCCCGCTGCCGCTGTTTCTGCTGGCCGGCGGCCTGATCGCGCTGGACTGCCTGGGGGGCAAGCTGCCGAGCGACATTGTGGTGATGGTGGCAACGTTGGCCTTTTTCGGCTTTGCCTGCGGTGAATTCGGTAAGCGTTTGCCGGTACTGGGCAAGCTCGGCGCGGCGGCGATCTGCGCGACGTTTATTCCCTCCGCGCTGGTGCACTATGGCCTGCTGCCGGATGTGGTGGTGGAATCGACCACCAAGTTCTATAAGTCGACCAACATTCTCTATCTCTACATTTGCTGCATTATCGTCGGCAGCATCATGAGCATGAACCGTACCACGCTAATTCAGGGCTTTCTGCGGATTTTCTTCCCGATGCTGTGCGGAGAAATCGTTGGCATGCTGGTTGGCGTTGGCGTCGGTACCGCTCTGGGGCTGGAGCCGTTCCAGGTATTCTTCTTTATTGTCCTGCCGATTATGGCTGGCGGCGTAGGCGAGGGCGCTATCCCGCTGTCGATAGGCTATGCCGCGCTGATGCATATGGATCAGGGCGTTGCGCTGGGCCGCGTGCTGCCGATGGTGATGTTGGGCAGCCTGACGGCGATTGTTATCTCCGGCTGTTTAAACCAGCTCGGCAAGCGTTTCCCGCATTTAACCGGCGAAGGACAACTGATGCCAAACCGCCGCAACGAAACGCACCGTGAAGAGTCCGCTGAGGGAAAAATGGATGTGACGACGCTGGCCTCCGGCGCGCTGCTGGCTGTGCTGCTGTATATGCTGGGAATGTTGGGTCAGAAGATGATTGGCCTGCCGGCTCCGGTGGGGATGTTGTTCCTCGCAGTTCTGCTGAAACTGGCTAACGGTGTCTCTCCCCGTCTGCAGGAGGGCTCGCAGATGGTGTATAAATTTTTCCGCACGGCGGTGACCTATCCGATTCTGTTTGCCGTTGGCGTGGCGATCACCCCCTGGCAGGAGCTGGTCAACGCCTTCACTGTGAGCAACCTGCTGGTGATTATCAGCACCGTGTCGGCGCTGGTGGCGACCGGCTTTGTGGTGGGGAAAAAGATAGGTATGCACCCGATTGATGTGGCGATTGTTTCCTGCTGCCAGAGCGGTCAGGGCGGCACTGGCGACGTGGCGATTCTGACTTCCGGCAACCGCATGAACCTGATGCCGTTCGCGCAGATCGCAACAAGAATTGGTGGTGCGATTAATGTTTCATTGGGTCTGCTATTCCTCAGTCATTTTTTAGCCTGA
- the djlA gene encoding co-chaperone DjlA encodes MQYLGKIIGVAVALMMGGGFWGVVLGFLIGHMFDRARSRRLNVFTNQQERQSLFFSTTFEVMGHLTKSKGRVTEADIHVANLLMDRMSLHGEARTAAQHAFRVGKSDDYPLREKMRQLRSVCFGRFDLIRMFLEIQLQAAFADGDLHPNEREVLFVIADELGISRAQFEQFLRMMQGGAQFGGGSQQSYGQHGGNAGWQQAQRGPTLEDACNVLGVKPTDDATTVKRAYRKLMSEHHPDKLVAKGLPPEMMEMAKQKAQEIQKAWELIKEQRGF; translated from the coding sequence ATGCAGTATTTGGGTAAAATAATTGGCGTTGCGGTTGCGTTAATGATGGGTGGCGGTTTTTGGGGCGTGGTGCTGGGCTTCTTAATCGGGCATATGTTTGACCGCGCGCGCAGTCGTCGGCTGAATGTTTTTACCAACCAGCAGGAGCGTCAGTCACTATTCTTCTCCACCACCTTCGAGGTGATGGGGCATCTGACTAAATCCAAAGGGCGCGTCACCGAAGCGGATATCCACGTCGCCAATTTACTGATGGATCGCATGAGCCTGCACGGCGAAGCGCGCACCGCGGCGCAGCACGCGTTTCGGGTCGGAAAATCAGATGATTACCCGCTGCGTGAGAAAATGCGCCAGCTGCGCAGCGTCTGTTTTGGTCGGTTCGATTTGATTCGGATGTTTCTGGAAATTCAGCTGCAGGCGGCCTTCGCTGACGGCGACCTGCACCCCAACGAACGCGAAGTGCTGTTTGTCATTGCCGATGAGCTAGGTATCTCCCGCGCCCAGTTTGAGCAGTTCCTACGTATGATGCAGGGCGGCGCGCAGTTTGGCGGCGGTTCGCAGCAGTCATACGGGCAGCACGGCGGCAACGCTGGCTGGCAGCAGGCGCAGCGCGGACCAACTCTTGAAGATGCCTGTAATGTGTTGGGGGTAAAACCGACCGACGATGCCACCACCGTCAAGCGCGCCTATCGTAAGCTGATGAGCGAGCATCATCCGGATAAACTGGTGGCGAAAGGCTTACCGCCGGAAATGATGGAGATGGCTAAGCAAAAAGCGCAGGAAATCCAGAAAGCCTGGGAGCTGATTAAAGAGCAGCGCGGATTCTAA
- the rapA gene encoding RNA polymerase-associated protein RapA, with protein MPFTLGQRWISDTESELGLGTVVALDARMVTLLFPAIGENRLYARNDSPITRVMFNPGDTITSHEGWQLQVDEVNEENGLLAYTGTRLDTEEANVVLREVLLDSKLVFSKPQDRLFAGQIDRMDRFALRYRARKFQSEQYRMPWSGLRGQRTSLIPHQLNIAHDVGRRHAPRVLLADEVGLGKTIEAGMILHQQLLSGAAERVLIVVPETLQHQWLVEMLRRFNLRFSLFDDERYAEAQHDALNPFETEQLVICSLDFVRRSKQRLEHLCDAEWDIMVVDEAHHLVWSEEAPSREYQAIEQLAERVPGILLLTATPEQLGMESHFARLRLLDPSRFHDFAQFVEEQQNYRPVADAVALLLAGNKLNDAELNALSDLIGEQDIEPLLQAANSDRDDAQAARQELVSMLMDRHGTSRVLFRNTRNGVKGFPKRELHTIRLPLPTQYQTAIKVSGIMGARKTAEERARDMLYPEQIYQEFEGDSGTWWNFDPRVDWLMGHLTSHRSQKVLVICAKAATALQLEQVLREREGIRAAVFHEGMSIIERDRAAAWFAEEDTGAQVLLCSEIGSEGRNFQFASNLVMFDLPFNPDLLEQRIGRLDRIGQAHDIQIHVPYLERTAQSVLVRWYHEGLDAFEHTCPTGRTVYDSVHNELINYLAAPENTDGFDDLIKSCRQQHDALKVQLEQGRDRLLEIHSNGGEKAQALAESIEEQDDDTSLIAFSMNLFDIVGINQDDRGENLIVLTPSDHMLVPDFPGLPEDGCTITFERDVALSREDAQFITWEHPLIINGLDLILSGDTGSSTISLLKNKALPVGTLLLELIYVVEAQAPKHLQLNRFLPPTPVRMLLDKNGNNLAGQVEFESFNRQLSAVNRHTGSKLVNAVQQDVHAILQQGEGQVAKAAQALIDAARSEADDKLSAELSRLEALRAVNPNIRDDELAAIESNRQQVMDALAQAGWRLDALRLIVVTHQ; from the coding sequence ATGCCTTTTACACTTGGTCAACGCTGGATTAGCGACACAGAGAGCGAACTGGGATTAGGGACGGTGGTTGCGCTGGATGCGCGCATGGTTACCCTTCTTTTCCCTGCTATCGGCGAAAACCGTCTGTACGCACGCAACGACTCCCCGATCACCCGCGTGATGTTTAACCCGGGCGATACCATCACCAGCCACGAAGGCTGGCAGCTCCAGGTTGACGAAGTTAATGAAGAGAACGGCCTGCTGGCCTATACCGGCACCCGTCTCGATACCGAAGAAGCCAACGTCGTCCTGCGTGAAGTGCTGCTCGACAGCAAGCTGGTCTTCAGCAAACCGCAGGATCGCCTGTTCGCCGGACAGATCGACCGCATGGACCGTTTCGCCCTGCGCTATCGCGCGCGCAAATTTCAGAGCGAACAGTACCGTATGCCGTGGAGCGGCCTGCGCGGACAGCGCACCAGCCTGATCCCACATCAGTTGAATATCGCCCACGATGTCGGTCGCCGTCACGCGCCGCGCGTCCTGCTGGCTGATGAAGTGGGCTTAGGTAAAACCATCGAAGCCGGGATGATCCTCCATCAACAATTGCTCAGTGGCGCTGCCGAACGGGTGCTGATCGTCGTTCCGGAAACTCTGCAACACCAATGGCTGGTGGAAATGCTGCGCCGCTTCAACCTGCGCTTCTCGCTGTTTGATGACGAACGCTATGCCGAAGCCCAGCACGACGCCCTTAACCCGTTCGAAACCGAACAACTGGTTATCTGCTCGCTGGATTTCGTGCGCCGCAGCAAGCAACGTCTGGAACACCTGTGCGATGCCGAGTGGGACATTATGGTCGTCGACGAAGCACACCACCTGGTGTGGAGCGAAGAGGCACCTAGCCGTGAATATCAGGCGATTGAACAGCTGGCCGAACGCGTGCCGGGCATTCTGCTGCTGACCGCAACCCCGGAGCAGCTGGGTATGGAGAGCCACTTCGCTCGCCTGCGTCTGCTTGACCCTAGCCGTTTCCATGATTTCGCTCAGTTCGTTGAAGAACAGCAAAACTACCGCCCGGTGGCCGACGCCGTTGCCCTGCTGCTGGCGGGCAATAAACTCAACGATGCCGAGCTGAACGCGCTGAGCGATCTGATCGGCGAGCAGGATATCGAGCCGTTATTGCAGGCCGCCAACAGCGACCGCGATGACGCCCAGGCCGCCCGTCAGGAGCTGGTCTCCATGCTGATGGATCGCCACGGCACCAGCCGCGTGCTGTTCCGCAACACCCGTAACGGCGTCAAAGGTTTCCCGAAACGCGAGCTGCACACCATTCGTTTGCCGCTGCCGACCCAGTACCAGACCGCTATCAAGGTCTCCGGCATTATGGGTGCGCGCAAAACCGCAGAGGAACGCGCTCGCGATATGCTCTACCCGGAACAGATTTATCAGGAATTTGAAGGCGATAGCGGTACCTGGTGGAACTTCGACCCGCGCGTCGATTGGCTGATGGGCCACCTCACCAGCCATCGCTCGCAGAAAGTGCTGGTCATCTGCGCCAAAGCGGCCACCGCATTGCAGCTGGAGCAGGTACTGCGCGAGCGCGAAGGTATCCGCGCGGCAGTGTTCCATGAGGGCATGTCGATTATCGAGCGCGACCGCGCCGCCGCCTGGTTTGCTGAAGAGGATACCGGCGCTCAAGTGCTACTGTGTTCTGAAATCGGCTCCGAAGGGCGTAACTTCCAGTTCGCCAGCAACCTGGTGATGTTCGACCTGCCGTTCAACCCGGATCTGCTCGAGCAGCGTATCGGCCGTCTCGACCGTATCGGCCAGGCCCACGATATTCAGATCCACGTTCCGTATCTGGAAAGAACCGCTCAGTCGGTGCTGGTACGTTGGTATCACGAAGGGCTGGACGCATTCGAGCACACCTGTCCGACCGGTCGCACCGTTTACGACAGCGTGCATAACGAACTGATTAACTACCTTGCCGCGCCAGAAAATACCGACGGCTTTGACGATTTGATCAAATCCTGTCGCCAGCAGCACGACGCGCTGAAAGTCCAACTGGAACAAGGTCGCGACCGCCTACTGGAAATCCATTCCAACGGCGGAGAAAAAGCCCAGGCACTGGCGGAAAGCATTGAAGAGCAGGATGACGACACTAGCCTTATCGCCTTCTCCATGAACCTGTTTGATATTGTCGGCATCAACCAGGACGATCGCGGTGAAAACCTGATTGTGCTGACCCCGTCAGATCATATGTTGGTTCCTGACTTCCCGGGCCTGCCGGAAGATGGCTGCACCATTACCTTCGAACGTGATGTTGCGCTGTCTCGCGAAGACGCACAGTTCATCACCTGGGAGCACCCGCTGATTATCAACGGCCTGGATCTGATCCTCTCCGGCGATACCGGCAGCAGCACCATTTCCCTGTTGAAGAACAAAGCGCTGCCGGTAGGAACCCTGCTGCTGGAGCTGATTTACGTCGTCGAAGCGCAGGCGCCGAAGCATCTGCAGCTTAACCGCTTCCTGCCGCCGACGCCGGTACGCATGCTGCTCGACAAAAACGGTAATAACCTCGCCGGTCAGGTGGAGTTCGAAAGCTTTAACCGCCAGCTGAGCGCAGTTAACCGCCATACCGGCAGCAAGCTGGTTAACGCCGTCCAACAGGATGTTCACGCCATTTTGCAGCAGGGCGAAGGCCAGGTGGCAAAAGCGGCCCAGGCACTGATCGACGCCGCGCGTAGCGAAGCTGACGATAAGCTGTCGGCTGAACTGTCGCGTCTTGAAGCGCTGCGCGCCGTTAACCCGAACATCCGCGATGATGAACTGGCGGCTATCGAGAGCAACCGTCAGCAGGTGATGGACGCGCTGGCCCAGGCAGGCTGGCGTCTCGACGCGCTGCGCTTAATCGTGGTCACCCACCAGTAA
- a CDS encoding ATP-binding protein, with translation MKVSFQFKLFISLVAFFSVLFALLGVYYYFDASHQLYQEMSARAKIQAEEIALMPNLRQQVALEDPQAIKPFMQNIAAHSDASFIVIGDKRGVHLFHSVHPEWVGTRLVGGDNQAVLEGKSTTTIRKGGLGISLRSKAPILDDAGRVVGIVSVGYLTSYLDSITLEKVINIFVAAVLLLIALFVFSWYFTRSIKKQIFSLEPREIGLLVRQQKAMMESIYEGVIVIDYNRRIKVINHAARSLLGLSQPAYQLRGKSIDNVITPQPFFASTEMLESDTHDELCRFNQLTVLASRVRIMLEDSLQGWVITFRDRDEINSLSAQLSQVKRYVDNLRIMRHEQLNRMTTLSGLLHLGHYDEAIRYIQAQSEHAQELLDFISSHFNSPTLCGLLLGKAARAREKGVELSFDPACRIDRPLPSLMESELISIIGNLLDNAIEATQRAELPHEPVEVLIQLNARELMIEVADRGVGIRAEIRERIFERGVTTKTRGDHGMGLYLIERYVTQAGGTIEVSDNTPRGAIFTLFIPADGPVHPQQETHYAS, from the coding sequence ATGAAAGTTTCATTTCAATTTAAGCTGTTCATTTCGCTGGTCGCCTTTTTCTCAGTTCTGTTCGCACTGCTGGGGGTTTATTATTATTTCGATGCCAGCCATCAGCTTTATCAGGAAATGAGCGCCCGCGCTAAAATACAGGCGGAAGAAATTGCTTTAATGCCGAATTTACGCCAGCAGGTGGCACTTGAAGACCCACAGGCGATAAAACCGTTTATGCAAAATATCGCCGCCCACAGCGACGCCAGCTTTATTGTGATTGGCGATAAGCGGGGAGTGCATCTATTTCACTCGGTCCATCCGGAATGGGTCGGTACGCGGTTAGTTGGCGGCGATAACCAGGCGGTGCTGGAGGGGAAAAGCACCACCACCATCCGTAAAGGCGGGCTCGGTATTTCGCTACGCAGCAAAGCGCCGATTCTCGATGATGCGGGTCGGGTTGTCGGCATTGTCTCCGTTGGCTATCTCACCAGCTACCTCGACAGCATCACGCTGGAAAAAGTGATTAATATTTTCGTCGCCGCCGTACTGCTGCTTATCGCGCTGTTTGTCTTCTCCTGGTACTTCACCCGCAGCATCAAGAAGCAGATTTTCTCGCTCGAGCCGCGGGAAATCGGCCTGCTGGTGCGCCAACAAAAAGCGATGATGGAGTCGATATACGAAGGGGTGATTGTGATTGACTACAATCGGCGAATTAAAGTGATAAACCATGCCGCCCGCAGCCTGCTCGGGCTGAGCCAGCCCGCGTACCAGTTGCGTGGTAAGTCGATCGATAATGTCATCACCCCGCAACCGTTTTTCGCCAGCACAGAGATGCTCGAAAGCGATACCCACGATGAGCTGTGTCGCTTTAATCAGCTTACCGTGCTCGCCAGCCGGGTGCGTATCATGCTGGAGGATTCGCTACAGGGTTGGGTGATCACCTTCCGCGACCGCGATGAAATCAACTCCCTTAGCGCCCAGCTCAGCCAGGTCAAACGCTACGTCGATAACCTGCGCATCATGCGTCACGAGCAGCTAAACCGTATGACCACGCTATCCGGACTACTGCATTTGGGCCACTATGATGAGGCGATTCGCTATATTCAGGCCCAGTCGGAACATGCTCAGGAGCTGCTGGACTTTATCTCATCGCACTTTAATTCACCGACTCTGTGCGGACTGCTGCTGGGTAAAGCCGCCAGAGCGCGGGAAAAAGGCGTTGAGCTGAGCTTTGACCCGGCCTGTCGTATCGACCGTCCTCTGCCGTCGTTGATGGAGTCCGAGTTAATTTCTATCATCGGCAACCTGCTGGATAACGCCATTGAAGCCACTCAGCGCGCCGAACTGCCGCACGAACCGGTTGAGGTTCTGATCCAGTTGAACGCCCGGGAGTTAATGATTGAAGTGGCTGACCGCGGGGTTGGTATTCGTGCGGAAATCCGCGAGCGCATTTTTGAACGCGGTGTTACCACCAAAACCCGTGGCGATCACGGCATGGGTCTGTATCTTATTGAACGTTATGTCACTCAGGCGGGCGGCACAATTGAAGTGTCCGATAACACGCCGCGCGGCGCGATTTTCACGCTGTTTATTCCCGCTGATGGGCCTGTTCATCCGCAACAAGAGACGCACTATGCATCATGA
- the rluA gene encoding bifunctional tRNA pseudouridine(32) synthase/23S rRNA pseudouridine(746) synthase RluA: MAMENYNPPQDPWLVILYQDEHIMVVNKPSGLLSVPGRLEEHKDSVMTRIQRDFPQAESVHRLDMATSGVIVVALTKAAERELKRQFREREPKKQYVARVWGHPEKAEGLVDLPLICDWPNRPKQKVCYETGKAAQTEYEVLEFAQDNTARVRLKPITGRSHQLRVHMLALGHPILGDRFYASPEALAMAPRLLLHAETLTITHPSFGNAMTFRAPVDF; this comes from the coding sequence ATGGCGATGGAAAACTACAATCCGCCACAGGATCCCTGGCTGGTTATCCTTTATCAGGATGAGCACATTATGGTGGTCAACAAGCCCAGCGGCTTGTTGTCCGTGCCGGGGCGACTGGAGGAACACAAAGACAGCGTGATGACGCGCATTCAGCGCGACTTCCCGCAAGCTGAGTCAGTGCACCGCCTGGATATGGCCACCAGCGGCGTGATTGTGGTGGCGCTGACCAAAGCAGCTGAGCGCGAGCTGAAGCGTCAGTTCCGCGAACGCGAGCCGAAAAAGCAGTACGTCGCTCGCGTGTGGGGGCATCCGGAAAAAGCGGAAGGACTGGTGGATTTACCGCTGATTTGCGACTGGCCAAACCGGCCAAAGCAGAAGGTGTGTTACGAAACCGGCAAAGCGGCGCAAACCGAGTATGAAGTGCTGGAGTTTGCACAAGATAATACCGCCCGCGTGCGCCTGAAGCCGATTACCGGACGTTCGCATCAGCTGCGCGTACATATGCTGGCGCTGGGTCATCCGATTCTTGGCGACCGCTTTTACGCCTCGCCAGAAGCGCTGGCCATGGCGCCGCGTCTGCTGCTGCACGCCGAAACGCTGACCATCACCCACCCATCGTTCGGTAACGCGATGACGTTTCGCGCCCCCGTCGATTTCTAA
- the citX gene encoding citrate lyase holo-[acyl-carrier protein] synthase: MSVDTLAREGVSMEALLAAKEQRAARQADWLAHYQQPVISLTLVTPGAVKDSIRYRNMMGVALQACDQMLWKHRWQTLDRQVLWLPTGPEALWCVDHAASEIKAFCSELEQAHPLGRLWDIDVICPKNGLVGRQSMGENQRRCLLCEEPAHACARSRRHDTGLVVARVEKMIDAWFARD; this comes from the coding sequence ATGTCAGTGGATACTCTCGCCCGTGAGGGCGTAAGCATGGAAGCGCTGCTGGCGGCGAAAGAGCAGCGCGCGGCTCGCCAGGCCGACTGGTTAGCCCATTATCAGCAGCCGGTGATTTCGCTGACTCTGGTGACGCCGGGTGCGGTGAAAGACAGCATTCGCTACCGTAATATGATGGGTGTGGCGCTGCAGGCCTGCGATCAGATGCTGTGGAAACATCGCTGGCAAACGCTCGATCGCCAGGTCTTGTGGCTGCCGACTGGCCCGGAAGCGTTGTGGTGTGTTGATCACGCCGCCAGTGAAATCAAAGCGTTTTGCTCGGAGCTGGAACAGGCTCATCCGCTGGGCCGCCTGTGGGATATCGACGTGATTTGCCCGAAAAATGGCCTGGTTGGTCGTCAATCAATGGGTGAAAATCAACGCCGCTGCCTGCTGTGCGAAGAACCCGCACACGCCTGCGCCCGCAGTCGTCGTCATGATACCGGGCTGGTTGTCGCTCGCGTCGAGAAGATGATTGATGCGTGGTTTGCCCGCGATTAA